The following are encoded together in the Synchiropus splendidus isolate RoL2022-P1 chromosome 7, RoL_Sspl_1.0, whole genome shotgun sequence genome:
- the tmem230b gene encoding transmembrane protein 230b, with product MLKMPARSVISNAAPSSKVQYSRLATDDDGYIDLQFKRGPPKVPYKAIALATVLFFIGTLLIIIGALLLAGYFGVTHSDRTVPVLIIGILVFLPGIYHLRIAYYASKGYPGYSYDDIPDFDD from the exons ATGTTAAAGATGCCTGCACGCAGCGTTATCTCCAACGCGGCACCGAGCAGTAAAGTCCAGTACTCCCGACTGGCCACCGATGATGATGGATACATTGATTTGCAG TTTAAAAGAGGTCCTCCTAAAGTGCCATACAAAGCCATTGCTCTGGCCACAGTCCTCTTCTTCATTGGCACGCTGTTGATCATCATTGGAGCTCTCCTCTTGGCTGGATACTTCGGCGTCACA CACTCGGATCGCACAGTTCCTGTCCTCATCATCGGTATTCTGGTCTTTCTGCCGGGAATCTACCACCTTCGAATAGCTTATTATGCGTCGAAAGGCTATCCGGGCTACTCTTACGATGATATCCCTGATTTTGATGATTGA
- the adra1aa gene encoding adrenoceptor alpha 1Aa isoform X2: protein MMTPAPLTQNCSNCSQAFVPELNVIKAVTLGLVLGIFIVFGVVGNILVILSVVCHRHLRTVTNYLIINLAVADLLLSAVVLPFSAILEILDRWVFGRVFCNVWAAVDVLCCTASIMSLCVISVDRYIGVSYPLRYPAIMTKRRALLAVLILWVLSVIISIGPLFGWKEPAPEDESICKITEEPGYAIFSAMGSFYVPLAIILAMYCRVYVVAHRESQGLKKGQKTEKSDSEFVILRIHRGTAAVSEDEALRRRTHFALKLLKFSREKKAAKTLGIVVGCFVLCWMPFFLVLPIVAVSSSRVKGSPSIKGIKMGSPWTGHYVKENISNSLLVPSVMHC, encoded by the exons ATGATGACCCCAGCTCCTCTGACTCAGAACTGTTCCAACTGCAGCCAGGCGTTTGTCCCAGAACTCAACGTGATCAAAGCCGTGACTTTAGGACTAGTGCTGGGGATCTTCATTGTTTTTGGAGTCGTCGGGAACATCCTGGTGATCCTCTCGGTGGTTTGCCATCGCCACCTGCGGACGGTGACGAACTATCTGATCATTAACTTGGCGGTGGCAGACCTTCTGCTGAGCGCCGTCGTGCTACCCTTCTCAGCCATTTTGGAAATCCTGGACCGCTGGGTGTTTGGACGGGTCTTCTGTAATGTTTGGGCAGCTGTGGACGTGCTGTGCTGCACTGCCTCCATCATGAGCCTGTGCGTGATCTCTGTGGACCGCTACATCGGAGTCAGCTACCCTCTGAGGTACCCGGCCATAATGACTAAACGCAGAGCgctgctggcggtgctgatccTGTGGGTGCTCTCCGTCATTATATCTATTGGACCGTTATTCGGCTGGAAAGAGCCGGCGCCGGAAGACGAATCCATTTGCAAGATCACGGAGGAGCCGGGCTACGCCATCTTCTCTGCTATGGGCTCCTTCTATGTCCCCTTGGCCATCATCCTGGCTATGTACTGCAGGGTGTACGTGGTCGCCCACCGAGAGAGCCAAGGGCTGAAGAAAGGCCAAAAGACTGAGAAGTCCGATTCAGAGTTTGTGATTCTCAGGATACACAGAGGAACAGCTGCTGTCTCCGAGGACGAGGCCCTTCGCCGACGCACGCATTTCGCTTTAAAGCTTCTCAAGTTCTCGCGGGAGAAGAAGGCTGCCAAGACCTTGGGCATTGTTGTTGGGTGCTTTGTGCTGTGCTGGATGCCGTTCTTCCTGGTATTGCCCATCG TTGCTGTGTCATCATCGAGGGTCAAAGGATCCCCCAGCATTAAGGGGATTAAGATGGGTTCTCCCTGGACAGGGCATTACGTAAAAGAAAACATCTCTAACTCTTTACTCGTCCCATCTGTCATGCATTGTTAG